The following is a genomic window from Pelomonas sp. SE-A7.
GGCGACGGCGGCTTCAACCGGCTACCTTGGATTAATGAATGGGCTTGCTGGCGATGCACGTCGTCAGTCACGTGAAAGGCCTGTCGTTAGACGTAAGGTGACCGCATTACGAGTTCGCCGCCATTCGCATTAAGCGTTCCAATGCCCCTGAGCGGCCTGTTGCAGGCGGTGCTCCTCATCTCGCCCGTGTTGCAACTCATGTACCAGGCCCAAGTTCAAAGTTAACCGGCCGTGTTGCGAAAACGAGGCTCGGTTGGGGCCTGATCAATTGCGACTGAACTTGCTGTTCAAGTCTTTGTGAACTGACTGTTCAACTGCGACCGAACTAGCTGCGCAATTGCGCCTGAAATATGCAGAGGGGGAGTTGCTTCACTCTTCTCAAAGTTCAAGAAATCTTCTTGACTACTTCGGATGCGCTTGTTGTGGGGGAAGGCCAGACCACTGCTCTGCAAAGCCGCCCGCACTCTCTCGCGGGCTTCCTTGACCTCGGTATCGGCCAGTCCCACCAGGGTGAAGCTGGGCAGGCCGTTGGCCAGATGGACCTCGACCTTCACCGGCGCCGCGGCCAGGCCGTCGAGCGCGCGGCTGTGAATGACGGCCAGCGACATGACCGCTCCCTCAGCTTGTTATCAGGAGCGGTATTGTGCGGCGCTGCCGCCTACTTGACGTACCAAGGCGGGAGGATGGGCGCCAGCGCGCCGAACAGCGGCGGCTTGCCGTGGCGGTATTCGTTGAGCAGGTTGAGGTCGGTGATGACGCCGGGCGGTTCGGCGGCCCGCAGGCCGGCCAGGTAGTCGGCTGCCGGCCGCAGCGGCTGGTTGAGCAGCCGCCAGGCCACCTCGGGCTTGGTGAAGGCGCGCTCGGCGAAGGTCGCTCCCCCGCCGGTGCGGCAGGCGCGGAGCACCGCCTCGGCCTGGTCATGACGCTGCAGCGGGCTGTCGCTCATGTAGGCGAAGTTGCTGTAGCGCGCCACATGGCCGAAGACCGCCTGCGCCGTTGCATAGGCATCCGGGCTGTCGGTCGTGTTCATGGCAACGATGCCGCCAGGGTTCAAATGGCGCTGCGTTTCTTGCAGGTACTCCCTGGAGAGCAGCATGGCGGCATAGGCCCGCCAGTGGAAGGTGGTGTTCTGGAAGATCAGGTCGTAGCGCTGGTCCGCGTGGGCGCGCAGCCAGCGCCGGCCGTCGTCGATGTGCACGCGAACGCGCGGGTCGGCCAGCACACCCGCCACCGCGGGATGGCGCGAGATCAGCTCACGGTAGCCCGGGTTGATCTCGACCACGTCGACCTGCTCGACACCGGGGAAGCCGAGGATGGCCGCGGTCCAGGCCCCCGTGGACAGGCCGATGACCAGCACCCGTTTCGGCTGCGGATGCAGCACCGCCATCAGGTAGGCGCGGTCAAGGCCATTGGAGTTGATCGCCATGTTCACATTGATGCGGCCGTCGTAGGCATTGCCGCCGTAGGTGACGTCGCCGGTCGCGCCGCCGGCCGTCACGTGGAGGATGCCGTGCTTGTTCTGGATCTGGTGGACCAGCTCGCCTTCACCCTCGGCCACCTTCTCAATGACCTCCAGCGGCCGGGCGACCAGGGCCGCGCCCAGCAACAGCAGCAACACCGGCATCGCAAACCAGCTGGCCTGGCGAGGCCGGACTCGCAACAGGGTCAGCAGGCTCAGCGAGGCCGTGGCCGCCGCCACCAGCGCCCAGGCGGCCTCGACCCGCAGCAGATCCAGCAGCCAGAAGCCGGCCAGCAAGGGACCGAGGGCCGAGCCCATCACATTGGCCAGATAGACCTTGGACACCGAGCTGCCCAGGCCGGCCTCACTGTCGTTGGAGCCCAGGTGGTGGACGATGGGGAACAGCACACCCTTTGCACCGGCCGTGACGGCAATCATCAGCATCAGGAACGCCAGGCGCTCGGGTGATTCGCCCAGCAGCGGAGCCATCAGCTGCAGGGCCATCAGATCCAGCGCCGCGGCCCAGCCCAGAGCGCGCGCCGCGGCGGCCAGCAGGTCCGGGCTGCGGCCACAGATCCGCCGGCCCACGATGGCGCCCAGCGAGATGCCGATCAGGAAGGCGGCCAGCACGATGGCAAAGGCCTGGGGCCGGCCCTGCTGGCCGAAGCCGACGAAGCGCACCCAGAAGATCTCCTGGCTTAGCGACAGCAGGCCGACGCTGAACGACAGGCCCAGGGCCAGCTTGCGCACCGACATGGAGGTAGCGGCGCTCATGCGGCGCTCCGTTCGCGCAGCGCGCTGGCAACGATCAGGCTGGCCGTGGCGTTGAGTCCCGCCGCCAGCCAGACCGCCTGGCGCAGGTCCATCCAGTACAGCAACACAAATCCTATGGCGAAGGCCCCGGTCGCGGCGCCCAGCGTGTTGATGAAGTAGAGCGCGCCGGTGGAGACGCCGACGTTGCGCGAACTCTTCCAGGCATGGGCCACCAGCATCGGCAGGGTCGCTCCCATGCAGACCGTGGGCAGCAGCAGCAGGGCGAAGCTCAGGGCGGCAGCCGCCGGCCGGGCCAGGCCGGCGAACAGCGAGGCACAGGCCTGCAGCAGGTCCACGCTGACCAGGCCATAGGCCGCGATGGCCCCTTCGAACAGGCAGAAGGCCAGCAGGATGCGGGCCGGCCAGCGGTCGGCCAGCTGGCCGCCCAGCAGGGCGCCCAGGCCCAGTCCGAGCATGAAGGTCGAGACCACGATGGTCACCGATTCGATGTCCACGCCGACCACCGCGAACAGCAAACGCTGCCAGGCTAGCTGGTAGACCAGGGCCGCAAAGCCCGAAAGGAAGAACGCAGAGGCCACGCGCAGGGTGGCAGGAGATCGCTGGGTCAAGGCCTGGCCTCTCGTGGCTGGGAGGAATGGGTGGCCGATGCTAACCGCCCGGACCGGGCCCGGGCTGCACACATCTGGGGCGCGCACCAGACTGGCGCAAAAGCCAAAAATGGGCCATCGTGGTGCATCGCAGACGCCGGAGCGCCCCTGGTCTGCTACCACCCGGCCGCTACTCCCCGGGGAAAGCCGCACCAGGTCGCGCTGGCACGGAAGCTGCAAGAGCCGCTGCGATTGCTGTTTGCCATCCTGACCATTCCCCAATCAAGGAGTCCTGCGCATGAATCACAAGCCCGTTCTCGCCGCCCTGGCCCTGGCCTTGAGCGCCACCGCGATGCCCGCCTTCGCCGACGCGGCCCCGGATCCGCTGTCGTTCAACGTCAGCCTGACCACGGACTACCGCTACCGCGGCATCTCGCAGACCCGCCTGAAGCCGGCCCTGCAGGGCGGCGCCGACTATGCCGCGCCGAACGGCTTCTACATCGGCACCTGGGCCTCGACCATCAAGTGGATCAAGGACGGTGGCGGCGACGCCCCGGTCGAGCTGGACGTTTACGCCGGCTACAAGACCGAGCTGGCCAAGGACCTGGCCCTGGACGTCGGCGTGCTGCAGTACTACTACAACAAGAACAAGCTCAACCCCAGCGCCAACACGCTGGAGGTCTATGGCGCCCTGACCGCCGGCCCGATCACCGCCAAGCTGTCGCTCAGCACCAGCAACCTGTTCGGCTTCGCCGACAGCAAGAACTCGGCCTACCTCGACATCAGCGGCAACTTCGACCTGGGCGACGGCATGACGCTGACGCCGCACGTGGGCCACCAGAGCGTGCGCCATGGCAAGGCCTACAGCTACACCGACTACGGCCTGACCCTGGCCAAGGACGTCGGCAACGGCGTCGTCATCTCGGGCGCCGTGATCGGCACCGACACCGACGCCTATGTCGGCCCCTCGTCCAAGAACCTGGGCAAGGCCGGCCTGGTGCTGGCCGTCAAGAAGAGCTTCTGAGACAGAACAACGCGGCCCCTCGTTGGGCACATGCTAGGAGTAGCAAAACATGAAACTGATCACCGCCGTCATCAAGCCCTTCAAGCTTGACGAAGTGCGCGAAGCCCTGAGCGCCATCGGCGTTCAGGGCCTGACCGTCACCGAGGTCAAGGGCTTCGGACGCCAGAAGGGCCATACCGAGCTGTACCGCGGGGCCGAGTACGTCGTCGACTTCCTGCCCAAGGTGAAGATCGAAGCGGCCGTGGCCGACGACGTGGTCGAGCAGGTCATCGAGGCCATCGAGTCCTCGGCCCGCACCGGCAAGATCGGCGACGGCAAGATCTTTGTCTCGCCGCTGGACCAGGTCGTCCGCATCCGCACCGGCGAGACCGGCGCCGACGCTCTTTGACAAGCTCGTTGGAGAACAAAAGATGAAGAAACTTCTCGCCTCCCTGGCGCTGGCCGCCGCGGTGTTCGCGCCGGCCGCCTGGGCCCAGGACTCGGCGGCTTCGGCCCCGGTCGCCACGACGGCCTCCGCTCCTGCCGCTGCTGACGCCGCTTCGGCGCCGGCCGCAGCCGCCTCTTCGGCCGACGCCGCCTCCGCAGCCGCCGCTCCGGCCCCGGTGCCCAACAAGGGCGACACCACCTGGATGATGGTCGCCACGCTGCTGGTGATCATGATGACCGTGCCCGGCCTGGCGCTGTTCTACGGCGGCCTGGTCCGCAGCAAGAACATGCTGTCAGTGCTGATGCAGGTGATGGTCGGCTTCTCGCTGATCGTCGTGCTGTGGGTGCTGTACGGCTACAGCTTCGCCTTCACCGAGGGCAATGCCTTCATAGGCGGCACGGACCGGCTGTTCATGAAGGGCATTTGGGACAACGTCGCCGGCACATTCTCCAATGCAGCGACCTTCAGCAAGGGCGTCTACATCCCCGAGATCGTGTTTGCGGCCTTCCAGGCCACCTTCGCCGGCATCACCGCCTGCCTGATCATTGGCGCCTTCGCGGAACGGGCCAAGTTCTCGGCCGTGCTGCTGTTCCTGGCCCTGTGGTTCACCTTCAGCTACCTGCCGATCGCCCACATGGTCTGGTTCTGGATGGGTCCGGATGCCTACACGGCCGCCACTGTGGTGGACGAGATGAACGGCAAGGCCGGCCTGATCTGGCAATGGGGCGCGCTGGACTTCGCCGGCGGCACCGTGGTGCACATCAATGCCGCCGTGGCGGGCCTGGTGGGTGCCTACATGATCGGCAAGCGCGTCGGCTACGGCAAGGAAGCGTTCACGCCGCACAGCCTGACCCTGACCATGGTCGGCGCCTCGCTGCTGTGGGTGGGCTGGTTCGGCTTCAACGCCGGCTCGGCGCTGGAAGCCAACGGCTTCGCCGCCCTGGCCTTCATCAACACCTTCGTCGCCACCGCCGCGGCCGTGCTGGCCTGGTCCATCGGTGAAGCCCTGCTCAAGGGCAAGGCCTCGATGCTGGGTGCAGCCTCGGGTGCCGTGGCCGGCCTGGTCGCCATCACTCCGGCCGCCGGCAACGTCGGCATCGGCGGTGCCCTGGTGATCGGCTTCGTCGCCGGCTTCGCCTGCCTGTGGGGCGTGTCGGGCCTGAAGAAGCTGCTGGGTGCGGATGACTCGCTCGACGTGTTCGGCGTGCACGGCGTCGGCGGCATCGTCGGTGCCCTGCTGACCGGCGTGTTCAACTCGCCGGCCCTGGGCGGCCCCAGCGCCGTCGGCGACTGGGTCGCGGCCAGCATGATCGCCCCGGATGCCTACAGCATCGCCGGCCAGGTCTGGACCCAGGCCAAGGCCGTGGGCGTGACCATCGTCTGGTCGGGCGTCGTGTCCCTGGTGGCCTACAAGATCGTCGACCTGGTGATCGGCCTGCGCGTCACCGAGGAAGAGGAACGCGAGGGCCTGGACATCGTCGCCCACGGCGAGACGGCCTATCACAAGTAATCCGGCAGAGCAGTTGCCTGATGCTTCAGGGCCACCTTCGGGTGGCCCTTTTTCATTGCGGCGGCCCGCCGAGGCATTGCGTGGGCCAAGGGCTTGTGATGTGGCTTCCCACCCCCAGATGCCCTGTCCCTAGAATGGTCCACCGACCTCCAGAGACGAAGCCACAAGCCATGGTCCCCCACCTCATCACCGCCCTCACTGGTCCGATCAACGAGCTGGAGCAGCGCATCCTGGAGTCGATGCCGGCGATCGAGCGCTGGTTCCGGCTGGAGTGGATGGAGCACACGCCGCCGTTCTACACCTCGGTGGACGTGCGCAATGCCGGCTTCAAGCTGGCGCCGGTGGACACCAACCTGTTCCCGGGCGGCTTCAACAACCTGACGCCCGAGATGCTGCCGCTGGCGGTGCAGGCGGCGATGGCAGCCATCGAGAAGATCTGTCCCGAGGCCAAGAACCTGCTGCTGGTGCCCGAGAAGCACACGCGCAACAGCTTCTACCTGAGCAATGTCGCGACCCTGGTGCGCATCTTCACCCAGGCCGGCCTGAACGTGCGCCTGGGCACGCTGGACCCCGAGGTCACCGAGCCCACCGAGCTGCTGACCGCCGACGGCGGCACGCTGACCGTGGAGCCGCTGCAGCGCAAGCGCGGCCGGGTCACGCTGAAGGACTTCGACCCCTGCACCATCCTCCTGAACAACGACCTGTCGGCCGGCATCCCGCAGGTGCTGGAGAACCTGCACGAGCAATACCTGCTGCCGCCGCTGCATGCCGGCTGGGCCGTGCGCCGCAAGACCAAGCATTTCGCGGCCTACAGCAATGTGGCCAAGAAGTTTGCCAAGCTGCTGGGCATGGACCCCTGGCTGATCGACCCGATGTTCGCGGCCGGCAGCGAGCTGAACTTCGCCGACGGCACCGGCATTGACGCCTTGCAATCGCAGGTCGATGCCCTGCTGACCAAGATCCGCCGCAAGTACAAGGAATACGGCATCCAGGAGAAGCCCTTCGTCGTCGTCAAGGCCGACGCCGGCACCTATGGCATGGGCATCATGACCGTGCGCGACGCCAAGGACCTGGACGCGCTGAACCGCAAGACCCGCAACAAGATGAGCGTGATCAAGGACGGCCAGGAGGTCTCCGAGGTCATCATCCAGGAAGGCGTGACCACCAACGAGCGCGTCAACGACGCCGTGGCCGAGCCGGTGGTCTACATGATGGACCGCTATGTGGTGGGCGGCTTCTACCGGGTCCATGCCGAGCGCGGCGTGGACGAGAACCTCAACGCCCCGGGCGCCAGCTTCGTGCCGTTGGCCTTTGCCGAGAGCTCGCAGCTGCCCAAGCCGGGCGAGAAGCCGGGGGTCAGCGCCCCCAACCGCTTCTACATGTATGGCGTGATCGCCCGCCTGGCCATGCTGGCCGCCAGCTACGAGCTGGAGGTCACCGACCCCGAGGCCGAGATCTACGCCTGAGGCTTGAGCGAGTGGGTCACGCGCGACTCGTTCTTGCCCATGGTGCTCGAGCCATGGTTGCGTGATTCGCTCTTGAGCATGACCAGGCGGTCCGCGACAAAGCCGAACTGCTGTTCCTCCTCGCCCTGGCTCTCGAAGCTGAAGACCAGGAAGGCACGGCCGGACACGGACTCGCGCACCTTGGCCGCCAGCGGCACCCCCTGCGGACCGACCCACAGCTCCAGCGTGCCGCTGTAGTTCTTGACTGCATCGGCGAATTGGCCGCTCATCTTCTGCTTCTCCAGGTCGAAGCTCAGCAGCGTGGCCGGTTTGCCCTGCCAGGCCTCGACCTTCTCGCCCTTGAGCTTGGCCCGGTCCAGCAGACGGCCCAGCTTGGCAGCCGGATTGAGCAGCTCGCGCAGATTGCTGTTGTCCAGCTTGGCGATGCCGCTCAGGGTCACGGTCTTGGTCTTGGGGTCGCGGGCCTTGTTCTGTGCCTCGGCTTCGCCGCGCTGCAGCAGCTCGCGCGCATACATCACCCGCAAGCCCTGGGGGCCGTCCTCGACCTGGACCGCGGCCTCGCCCTGCTGCTCTTCCAGGTCCTTGCCCTCGCCATTGCGGCTCAGCGACTTGACCTCGATCACGGCCTTGACCGAGGCCTGGCCCTGTTGGGCCAGCACGGCGCGGACATCGGCCAGCGTGTCGGCCTGGGCCAGCAGCGGCAGGCTGCAAAAGGCCAGCGCGGCCAACGAGATGGGGTTCTTCTTGTTCAGCATGGGGCTCCCTCGGGTTTCAGGTCGTGCGCTCATCGCACGGGCGCCGAAGTATAGGAGGCGATCCAATCCAGCCAGCGCCCGTGCGGATGCGACCAGGCCAGCGGCTCGTGGATCAGCTCGCCCTGCTCGGCACGCTGCAGACTCCAGAGCGTGGCGCTGCCGGCTTCGGGGCCTTCGGGAGAAAGATCCGGCCGCACCAGGCCGGGCGGATGCAGGGCAGCCATCTCGGCATTCAGCCAGACCAGGCCGCGGCTGCGCACCAGCTCGGCGACCCGCTGGTAGTGCAGTGCCAGGCCGTCCTTGTCGAAGTAGAAGAGCACCCAGCTGTTGAGCAGCACCGGCTGGACGCCGGCCGGCAGCCGGTCCAGCCATTCGACCAGCAAGCCCAGGCCATCGGCCGCCCGCTGCACCGGCCAGGCCGAGGCTCGGGCCAGGCCAATGGCCAGCTTTAGCCTCAGTGTGCGCTCACGTTCGCTGGGCCAGAGGCAGGCCTGCAGCCAGCGGACCTCGGCCGGATCCGCCAGGTCGATCGGATGAGGATCCACGCCCAGGCGGTCGCCGAGCCGGAAACCGGCAGCCTCGCCCGGCGGCGGCCCGCCGCGCCATTCGCAGCGAATCAGCGGCCGGCCGGGCTCGGGGTGGGCGCCGCGCTGGAAGTCGCCGTAGTCGTAGCGGTAGGCATCGACGCCCAGGTTCAAGCCGGCGCTGCTGCCGAAGTCGAACAG
Proteins encoded in this region:
- a CDS encoding TorF family putative porin; translation: MNHKPVLAALALALSATAMPAFADAAPDPLSFNVSLTTDYRYRGISQTRLKPALQGGADYAAPNGFYIGTWASTIKWIKDGGGDAPVELDVYAGYKTELAKDLALDVGVLQYYYNKNKLNPSANTLEVYGALTAGPITAKLSLSTSNLFGFADSKNSAYLDISGNFDLGDGMTLTPHVGHQSVRHGKAYSYTDYGLTLAKDVGNGVVISGAVIGTDTDAYVGPSSKNLGKAGLVLAVKKSF
- the gshA gene encoding glutamate--cysteine ligase; amino-acid sequence: MVPHLITALTGPINELEQRILESMPAIERWFRLEWMEHTPPFYTSVDVRNAGFKLAPVDTNLFPGGFNNLTPEMLPLAVQAAMAAIEKICPEAKNLLLVPEKHTRNSFYLSNVATLVRIFTQAGLNVRLGTLDPEVTEPTELLTADGGTLTVEPLQRKRGRVTLKDFDPCTILLNNDLSAGIPQVLENLHEQYLLPPLHAGWAVRRKTKHFAAYSNVAKKFAKLLGMDPWLIDPMFAAGSELNFADGTGIDALQSQVDALLTKIRRKYKEYGIQEKPFVVVKADAGTYGMGIMTVRDAKDLDALNRKTRNKMSVIKDGQEVSEVIIQEGVTTNERVNDAVAEPVVYMMDRYVVGGFYRVHAERGVDENLNAPGASFVPLAFAESSQLPKPGEKPGVSAPNRFYMYGVIARLAMLAASYELEVTDPEAEIYA
- the glnK gene encoding P-II family nitrogen regulator → MKLITAVIKPFKLDEVREALSAIGVQGLTVTEVKGFGRQKGHTELYRGAEYVVDFLPKVKIEAAVADDVVEQVIEAIESSARTGKIGDGKIFVSPLDQVVRIRTGETGADAL
- a CDS encoding fused MFS/spermidine synthase gives rise to the protein MTQRSPATLRVASAFFLSGFAALVYQLAWQRLLFAVVGVDIESVTIVVSTFMLGLGLGALLGGQLADRWPARILLAFCLFEGAIAAYGLVSVDLLQACASLFAGLARPAAAALSFALLLLPTVCMGATLPMLVAHAWKSSRNVGVSTGALYFINTLGAATGAFAIGFVLLYWMDLRQAVWLAAGLNATASLIVASALRERSAA
- a CDS encoding DUF2332 domain-containing protein codes for the protein MDIAEFFRRFAERECPHDPLYQALSRCIAATPELLALMDEAPPTQRKPVLLLAALHEQVLAAVGHGLAAYYGSVGGERAPDAELPALLLDFVERHRHALVETLRRRSTQTNETGRCAVLWPALQHIARVTGRPDLALFDFGSSAGLNLGVDAYRYDYGDFQRGAHPEPGRPLIRCEWRGGPPPGEAAGFRLGDRLGVDPHPIDLADPAEVRWLQACLWPSERERTLRLKLAIGLARASAWPVQRAADGLGLLVEWLDRLPAGVQPVLLNSWVLFYFDKDGLALHYQRVAELVRSRGLVWLNAEMAALHPPGLVRPDLSPEGPEAGSATLWSLQRAEQGELIHEPLAWSHPHGRWLDWIASYTSAPVR
- a CDS encoding fused MFS/spermidine synthase, translating into MSAATSMSVRKLALGLSFSVGLLSLSQEIFWVRFVGFGQQGRPQAFAIVLAAFLIGISLGAIVGRRICGRSPDLLAAAARALGWAAALDLMALQLMAPLLGESPERLAFLMLMIAVTAGAKGVLFPIVHHLGSNDSEAGLGSSVSKVYLANVMGSALGPLLAGFWLLDLLRVEAAWALVAAATASLSLLTLLRVRPRQASWFAMPVLLLLLGAALVARPLEVIEKVAEGEGELVHQIQNKHGILHVTAGGATGDVTYGGNAYDGRINVNMAINSNGLDRAYLMAVLHPQPKRVLVIGLSTGAWTAAILGFPGVEQVDVVEINPGYRELISRHPAVAGVLADPRVRVHIDDGRRWLRAHADQRYDLIFQNTTFHWRAYAAMLLSREYLQETQRHLNPGGIVAMNTTDSPDAYATAQAVFGHVARYSNFAYMSDSPLQRHDQAEAVLRACRTGGGATFAERAFTKPEVAWRLLNQPLRPAADYLAGLRAAEPPGVITDLNLLNEYRHGKPPLFGALAPILPPWYVK
- the amt gene encoding ammonium transporter, with the translated sequence MKKLLASLALAAAVFAPAAWAQDSAASAPVATTASAPAAADAASAPAAAASSADAASAAAAPAPVPNKGDTTWMMVATLLVIMMTVPGLALFYGGLVRSKNMLSVLMQVMVGFSLIVVLWVLYGYSFAFTEGNAFIGGTDRLFMKGIWDNVAGTFSNAATFSKGVYIPEIVFAAFQATFAGITACLIIGAFAERAKFSAVLLFLALWFTFSYLPIAHMVWFWMGPDAYTAATVVDEMNGKAGLIWQWGALDFAGGTVVHINAAVAGLVGAYMIGKRVGYGKEAFTPHSLTLTMVGASLLWVGWFGFNAGSALEANGFAALAFINTFVATAAAVLAWSIGEALLKGKASMLGAASGAVAGLVAITPAAGNVGIGGALVIGFVAGFACLWGVSGLKKLLGADDSLDVFGVHGVGGIVGALLTGVFNSPALGGPSAVGDWVAASMIAPDAYSIAGQVWTQAKAVGVTIVWSGVVSLVAYKIVDLVIGLRVTEEEEREGLDIVAHGETAYHK